Proteins encoded by one window of Mycolicibacterium cosmeticum:
- the nuoE gene encoding NADH-quinone oxidoreductase subunit NuoE, whose product MSTFIQLGSATDEPLPGRHAYPPEVLAQLESDAATIIAKYPHPRSALLPLLHLVQAEDSCLTPAGIGFCAEQLGLTRADVTAVATFYSMYRRSPTGDYLVGVCTNTLCAVLGGDAILEALQQHLGVTAGTTTPDERVTLERVECNAACDYAPVVMVNWEFFDNQSADSAVALVDALREGRQVTPTRGAPLCTFRQTSRTLAGIGRHSGDVHPAGEPTLAGLRAARPGPDPNIPR is encoded by the coding sequence ATGAGCACCTTCATCCAACTCGGTTCCGCCACCGACGAACCCCTGCCGGGCAGGCACGCCTACCCGCCGGAGGTGTTGGCACAGCTGGAATCCGACGCGGCGACGATCATCGCGAAGTATCCGCACCCACGGTCGGCGCTGTTGCCGTTGCTACACCTGGTCCAGGCCGAGGATTCCTGCCTGACCCCCGCCGGTATCGGCTTCTGCGCCGAGCAGCTCGGGCTGACCCGGGCCGACGTCACCGCCGTCGCCACCTTCTACTCGATGTATCGGCGCTCTCCCACCGGCGACTACCTCGTCGGTGTGTGCACCAATACCCTGTGCGCCGTTCTCGGCGGCGACGCCATCCTCGAAGCGCTGCAACAGCACCTGGGCGTGACCGCCGGAACGACCACGCCCGACGAGCGGGTCACGCTCGAGCGTGTCGAGTGCAACGCGGCCTGCGATTACGCGCCGGTGGTGATGGTCAACTGGGAGTTCTTCGACAACCAATCCGCAGACTCTGCAGTGGCTCTCGTCGATGCGCTGCGCGAGGGCCGTCAGGTCACGCCGACCAGGGGCGCGCCGCTGTGCACGTTCCGCCAAACCTCACGCACCCTGGCCGGAATCGGCCGGCACAGCGGCGATGTCCATCCGGCCGGGGAGCCGACACTGGCCGGCCTGCGGGCGGCCCGCCCCGGCCCCGACCCGAACATTCCGCGATGA
- the nuoF gene encoding NADH-quinone oxidoreductase subunit NuoF, translated as MTALTPVLSRYWGHPLSWTMPTHLEHDGYRALEQALRMGPEAVTETVKRSGLRGRGGAGFPTGVKWSFIKHDSAVPNYLVVNADESEPGTCKDVPLMMATPHLLIEGAIIAAYAIRARHAFIYVRGEVVAAIRRLQRAVAEAYESGHLGSDIHGSGFDLELTVHAGAGAYICGEETALLDSLEGRRGQPRLRPPFPAEAGLYGCPTVVNNVESIASVPSIILNGAEWFRSMGTEKSPGFTLYSLSGHVTRPGQYEAPLGITLRELLRHAGGMRTGHTLKFWTPGGSSTPLLTAEHLDVPLDYESVVSAGSMLGTKAIQLFDDTTCVVRAVRRWTQFYAHESCGKCTPCREGTYWLTKTYERLETGTATSADLGTLEDIANGINGRSFCALGDGATSPILSSLRHFAEEYRLHVILGACPFDPAASMAMAAHPQEVR; from the coding sequence ATGACCGCGCTCACCCCGGTGTTGAGCCGGTATTGGGGCCATCCCTTGTCGTGGACCATGCCCACCCACCTGGAACACGACGGTTACCGGGCGCTGGAGCAAGCATTGCGGATGGGGCCGGAAGCGGTCACCGAAACGGTGAAACGTTCCGGGCTGCGTGGCCGCGGCGGTGCGGGATTCCCCACCGGTGTCAAATGGTCATTCATCAAACACGATTCGGCCGTCCCGAATTACCTGGTGGTCAACGCCGATGAGTCCGAACCGGGAACGTGCAAGGACGTCCCCCTCATGATGGCCACCCCTCATCTGCTGATCGAAGGTGCCATCATCGCCGCCTACGCGATCCGCGCCCGGCATGCGTTCATCTACGTTCGCGGGGAGGTGGTTGCGGCCATCCGGCGGCTGCAGCGCGCCGTCGCGGAAGCCTACGAATCCGGCCATCTCGGATCCGACATCCACGGCAGCGGGTTCGACCTGGAATTGACGGTGCATGCCGGTGCGGGCGCCTACATCTGCGGGGAGGAAACCGCGCTGTTGGATTCGCTCGAGGGCCGGCGCGGCCAACCGCGCCTGCGGCCACCGTTTCCCGCCGAGGCCGGCCTCTACGGCTGCCCCACGGTAGTGAACAACGTCGAATCCATCGCGTCGGTTCCGTCCATCATCCTCAATGGGGCTGAGTGGTTCCGCTCGATGGGCACCGAGAAGTCGCCGGGTTTCACCCTGTACTCGTTGTCGGGACACGTCACCAGACCGGGGCAGTACGAGGCCCCCCTTGGCATCACGCTGCGCGAGCTGCTCCGCCATGCCGGCGGTATGCGCACCGGGCACACCCTCAAGTTCTGGACGCCGGGCGGGTCGTCGACCCCGCTGTTGACCGCCGAGCATCTCGACGTGCCACTCGACTACGAGAGCGTCGTCTCGGCCGGATCGATGTTGGGTACCAAAGCAATTCAGCTCTTCGACGACACCACCTGCGTGGTGCGGGCGGTGCGCCGCTGGACACAGTTCTACGCGCACGAGTCCTGTGGCAAGTGCACCCCGTGCCGGGAGGGCACCTACTGGCTCACGAAGACCTACGAGCGACTCGAAACCGGAACGGCCACATCCGCGGACCTCGGCACGCTCGAAGACATCGCCAATGGCATCAACGGTCGGTCCTTCTGCGCCCTCGGTGACGGGGCCACCAGCCCGATCCTGTCATCGCTGCGCCATTTTGCCGAAGAGTATCGGCTGCACGTCATCTTGGGCGCATGCCCGTTCGATCCCGCGGCGTCGATGGCGATGGCGGCTCATCCACAGGAGGTCAGGTGA